The following coding sequences lie in one Spea bombifrons isolate aSpeBom1 chromosome 5, aSpeBom1.2.pri, whole genome shotgun sequence genomic window:
- the INHBA gene encoding inhibin beta A chain — protein sequence MPGYSLKGFLLLLCWITARSSPTPGSEGHRSVTDCPSCSLARFPKDASSSERDMVEAVKKHILNMLHLRDRPNITQAVPKAALLNAIKKLHVGKVGDDGQVQIKDDVTEMNEISDQTSEIITFAESGPSKKVLHFEFSKEGSDLMLIEKAELWLFIKMSKNNRSRAKLTIRLYQQQRGQKDQRGSDGSKSEQLITEKVVDTKKGVWHTFPISGAIQRLLNHGKSSMDIRVSCDQCQEAGATPVLFGKRKKKDDEEKEAGANAGEEEREQSHRPFLMIVARQTDEHPHRRRKRGLECDGKVSNCCKKQFFVSFKDIGWSDWIIAPSGYHANYCEGDCPSHIAGTSGSSLSFHSTVINQYRMRGHSPFNSIKSCCVPSKLRAMSMLYYDDGQNIIKKDIQNMIVEECGCS from the exons ATGCCAGGGTACTCATTGAAAGGATTTTTGTTGTTACTTTGCTGGATTACGGCCAGGAGTTCTCCAACTCCAGGATCTGAGGGACACAGATCAGTTACTGACTGCCCGTCGTGTTCGCTCGCCAGGTTCCCAAAGGATGCGTCCAGTTCTGAAAGGGACATGGTAGAAGCAgtcaaaaagcacattttgaatATGCTGCACTTGAGGGACAGACCTAACATCACGCAGGCAGTACCTAAAGCAGCTCTTTTAAATGCTATCAAGAAACTGCATGTAGGAAAAGTGGGAGATGATGGTCAAGTCCAAATAAAGGATGACGTCACAGAAATGAATGAGATCTCAGATCAAACTTCCGAAATCATCACTTTTGCCGAATCAG GCCCCTCCAAGAAAGTACTTCATTTTGAATTTTCCAAAGAAGGAAGCGATTTAATGCTAATCGAGAAAGCAGAACTTTGgcttttcattaaaatgtctAAGAACAACCGCAGTCGGGCAAAACTGACCATTCGACTATACCAGCAGCAAAGAGGACAGAAAGACCAACGAGGCTCTGATGGCAGTAAAAGTGAACAACTGATTACAGAAAAGGTAGTAGATACAAAAAAGGGCGTCTGGCATACTTTCCCTATTTCTGGCGCTATTCAGCGCTTGCTAAATCACGGAAAGTCGTCAATGGACATCAGAGTATCATGTGATCAGTGTCAAGAGGCAGGAGCTACCCCTGTGTTATTcggaaagagaaagaaaaaggatgATGAAGAAAAAGAAGCTGGAGCAAATGCAGGTGAAGAAGAAAGGGAACAGTCCCACAGGCCTTTTCTAATGATCGTTGCTCGACAGACAGACGAGCATCCACACAGAAGGAGAAAGCGTGGGCTAGAGTGTGACGGTAAAGTCAGCAactgctgcaagaaacagttcTTCGTCAGCTTCAAGGACATTGGTTGGAGTGACTGGATCATAGCACCTTCCGGCTACCACGCAAACTACTGCGAGGGAGATTGTCCTAGTCACATTGCAGGGACATCTGGTTCCTCCCTCTCCTTTCACTCCACAGTTATAAACCAATATCGAATGAGGGGCCATAGTCCTTTTAATAGCATCAAGTCCTGTTGTGTCCCCTCTAAGCTGAGagctatgtccatgttataCTATGATGATGGacaaaatatcattaaaaaggATATCCAAAACATGATCGTGGAGGAATGTGGCTGCTCATAA